GAACAGGGCCGGATACGGAACGACGGCGTCGATCTCTCCGGCGACGGCCTCCCGAACGTACGAGAGTGCGGTGTCGCGAACCGGTGCCGACGAGTGTGCGAGGGCGATCACTCCGACGTCGAACAGATACGGGCCACCGACGTCACTCATCGCGGTGCTTCTCCGCCCCTCGCCGAACCACCTCTCTGTGCTTTCGGGCGATCGGATCGGCCCCTTCGGGAAGCGGCGTCGTCTCCTCCCCGTTCGAAGCCGCCTCCGCGACGAGCCGTTCCATCCGTTCCAGAATCGCGTCGGGATCGTCTTCGGGCTTCACGACCGCCTTTCCGTCCTCTTCGCGGACCTCCACCTCCGTACCCGGAGTGATGTCGAGACGCTCCCGAACCTCCTGTGGGAGAACGATTCGGCCCTTCGAGTCCACTTTGGTCATGTTCCCACTTAGTGTGGGAAAAATATAGTCGTTCGGGTAAGTCCTGTTCCTAGCCTCGTTTCCGAATAACGGAACCGTGCCACCGACTGCTGGTACGCGGCGCACGGGGCTCCGCCGAAACGACTGTCGGTGAGACCGGTGTATCTCGTCGGCACGAAGAGAGAGTGACGACGGGTGAGTCGTCGTCGCGCGTATCGAGCGCCGTGACGGCGCGTACGCCGCCGAAAACGAGTAAATCGGTGAAAAATACGCCGATAGGCATTTCTCAGTGCCTGACTGACTGTCCCGATACCGCTCCCCGCGTCGACGAGGTGAGAGCGAGATGAGCCTCCTAACCGCTTACAACGCCGTGTTGCTTCGGGTCGGGCTGTATCTACTCGTCTTTTGGCCCACTATCGGCTACTACGTGTACTCCGATTCGGAGAAGCGGGGGTTCTCCAGTCCGCGACTCCGGGGTGTCGTCTTGGGATTCTTGGGTATCCCCGGATTGCTCGTTCATCTGTCCCTCGTCCGACGGCGGGATTGAGCACTTTCATCGTTTTCGCTCGACTCGACGGTGAGGGGAACGCTCCCGCGAAAGCCCACACGGCTCTCCTCCGACGCCGGATATACCCCACCGAGTCGCCAACCCGGATCCGAGATGAGTTCCGAGATGGACGCGTACGTGATCGACGAGTTCGGCGGCCCGGACGCATTCGAGCGGCGAACGGTCGAGA
This genomic stretch from Halorubrum hochsteinianum harbors:
- a CDS encoding AbrB/MazE/SpoVT family DNA-binding domain-containing protein, with protein sequence MTKVDSKGRIVLPQEVRERLDITPGTEVEVREEDGKAVVKPEDDPDAILERMERLVAEAASNGEETTPLPEGADPIARKHREVVRRGAEKHRDE